One stretch of Lottiidibacillus patelloidae DNA includes these proteins:
- a CDS encoding glutamate-1-semialdehyde 2,1-aminomutase, giving the protein MEHTKSIQLHEEALHHIVGGVNSPSRSFKAVGGGAPVFMERAKGAYFWDVDGNKYIDYLAAYGPIITGHAHPHITKAITTAAENGTLYGTPTALENKFAKMLKEAMPAMEKVRFVNSGTEAVMTTIRVARAYTGRDKILKFAGCYHGHSDLVLVAAGSGPSTLGTPDSAGVPKSIAQEVITVPFNEIEPLKEALEKWGDQIACVLVEPIVGNFGIVEPKPGFLEKVNELVHDAGALVIYDEVITAFRFMYGGAQNLLGVEPDMTALGKIIGGGLPIGAYGGKKEIMEQVAPLGPAYQAGTMAGNPASMSAGIACLEVLQEEGLYDKLDKLGEKLEKGIVEAARKYELPVKVNRLNGALTIYFTTKEVTNFDEANESDGEMFAKFFRLMLEQGINLAPSKYEALFITIAHTEEDIDTTIEAIDHSFAVLNKTEE; this is encoded by the coding sequence ATGGAACATACAAAGTCTATTCAACTTCACGAAGAAGCATTACACCATATCGTTGGTGGAGTAAATAGCCCATCTCGATCATTTAAAGCAGTCGGCGGAGGAGCACCTGTCTTTATGGAACGTGCAAAAGGGGCTTATTTTTGGGATGTTGATGGAAATAAATATATCGATTACTTAGCCGCATACGGGCCTATCATTACAGGTCATGCTCACCCACATATTACGAAAGCTATCACTACAGCTGCTGAAAATGGTACGCTATATGGAACTCCGACAGCACTAGAAAATAAGTTCGCAAAAATGCTGAAAGAAGCAATGCCAGCTATGGAGAAAGTCCGCTTTGTCAATTCAGGAACAGAAGCTGTCATGACAACAATTCGCGTTGCCCGCGCTTATACTGGTCGGGATAAAATTTTAAAGTTTGCTGGTTGTTATCATGGCCACTCCGATTTAGTTTTAGTAGCTGCTGGATCTGGTCCTTCAACACTTGGAACACCTGATTCTGCCGGTGTCCCTAAAAGCATTGCTCAAGAAGTTATTACTGTTCCTTTTAATGAGATTGAACCACTTAAAGAAGCATTGGAAAAATGGGGCGATCAAATTGCCTGTGTATTAGTTGAACCAATCGTAGGTAACTTCGGAATTGTTGAACCAAAGCCTGGATTTTTAGAAAAGGTGAACGAATTAGTCCACGATGCTGGAGCGTTAGTCATTTATGACGAAGTAATTACTGCTTTTCGTTTTATGTACGGTGGGGCACAAAACTTACTCGGAGTTGAACCCGATATGACTGCACTAGGAAAAATTATCGGGGGTGGGTTACCAATTGGGGCATATGGCGGCAAAAAAGAGATTATGGAACAAGTCGCTCCGCTAGGCCCTGCATATCAAGCTGGTACAATGGCTGGAAACCCCGCTTCAATGTCCGCTGGTATTGCCTGTTTAGAAGTGCTACAAGAAGAAGGTCTATACGACAAGCTGGATAAACTAGGTGAGAAGTTAGAAAAGGGCATCGTTGAAGCGGCAAGGAAATATGAGTTACCAGTAAAAGTGAATCGTTTAAATGGCGCTCTAACAATTTATTTTACTACAAAGGAAGTAACGAATTTTGATGAAGCTAACGAATCGGATGGTGAGATGTTTGCGAAGTTTTTCCGATTAATGTTAGAGCAAGGGATCAATCTAGCCCCTTCAAAGTATGAAGCTTTGTTTATTACAATTGCT
- a CDS encoding ABC transporter ATP-binding protein yields the protein MNNMIDVKKLRKEFQSHSSRQGLKGAFRDLFTRNYKTLTAVNDISFTIKRGEMVGYIGENGAGKSTTIKMLTGILTPTAGEITINGMNPHKEREKFVNTIGVVFGQRSQLWWDIAVQESFRLLKKVYKVSDEDYESHMNHVIETLDIGPLLDKPVRKLSLGQRMRCELAAALIHNPPLLFLDEPTIGLDVLVKLKIRRFLKEINEKYGTTILLTTHDLSDIEALCERVIMLDDGKIIYDGQLDDLRENWGEGKQIEFQFAKPVQLNEVEKLTNSEQIVWSHGNTSSQLIANVRDDEEVSTLVATVVSKFDITGVKMNEISTEEIVRSIYEEGVVNG from the coding sequence ATGAATAATATGATAGATGTAAAAAAATTAAGAAAAGAATTTCAATCTCATTCAAGTCGCCAAGGGTTAAAAGGGGCTTTTCGTGATTTGTTTACGAGGAACTATAAAACGTTAACGGCTGTTAATGATATTTCATTTACTATTAAGCGAGGAGAAATGGTTGGCTACATCGGTGAAAATGGTGCTGGGAAATCAACGACAATAAAAATGCTGACTGGAATATTAACTCCGACAGCTGGAGAAATAACGATAAATGGCATGAACCCGCATAAAGAAAGAGAAAAATTTGTAAACACAATCGGAGTAGTCTTCGGACAACGATCTCAGCTTTGGTGGGATATTGCTGTGCAAGAATCGTTTCGTCTTTTAAAGAAAGTATACAAAGTTTCTGATGAAGATTATGAAAGCCATATGAATCATGTTATTGAAACGTTGGATATTGGACCGCTATTGGACAAGCCTGTTAGAAAACTATCGTTAGGACAAAGGATGCGTTGTGAGTTAGCTGCGGCACTAATTCATAATCCACCATTATTATTTTTAGATGAACCTACGATTGGATTAGATGTCTTAGTGAAACTTAAAATTAGAAGATTTCTAAAAGAGATAAACGAAAAATATGGAACTACAATTTTACTAACAACGCATGATCTTTCCGATATTGAGGCGCTTTGTGAACGAGTAATCATGCTTGATGACGGAAAAATTATTTATGACGGACAATTAGATGATTTACGAGAGAACTGGGGAGAAGGGAAGCAAATAGAATTTCAATTTGCAAAACCAGTCCAATTGAATGAGGTAGAAAAATTAACTAATAGTGAACAAATTGTTTGGAGTCATGGAAATACTAGTTCACAATTAATTGCTAATGTCCGAGATGACGAAGAAGTATCAACACTTGTTGCTACAGTTGTTTCTAAATTCGATATTACAGGCGTTAAGATGAATGAAATAAGTACAGAAGAAATAGTCAGAAGCATTTATGAAGAGGGCGTTGTCAATGGCTAA
- a CDS encoding ABC transporter permease — MAKYIEMIRIRFLMMLAYRTNYYSGILIYSINIGAYYFLWNAIYGGREDIQGLSVTQMTTYIAIAWMARAFYFNNIDREIASEIKEGKVAIEMIRPYNYLGMKAMQGLGEGIFRLAFFSVPGMVIVSFVFSLQLSNVLSQWLWFLVAIIFSFIINTQINLVVGLLTFFFFNNDGLIRAKRVVIDLFSGLLLPISFYPLWAQDVMKFFPFQAISYIPSMIFTGGFSPSEITSALLFQIVWALLLILPIQLLWIVAKKKLIVQGG; from the coding sequence ATGGCTAAATACATTGAGATGATTAGAATTCGCTTTTTAATGATGCTGGCTTATCGAACAAATTATTATAGTGGAATATTAATTTATAGTATCAACATCGGGGCGTATTATTTCTTATGGAATGCAATCTACGGTGGCAGAGAAGATATCCAAGGGCTTTCTGTAACACAAATGACAACATATATTGCAATAGCTTGGATGGCGAGAGCATTTTATTTTAATAATATAGATCGGGAAATTGCTAGTGAAATAAAAGAAGGAAAAGTAGCGATTGAAATGATCCGTCCCTATAACTACTTAGGGATGAAAGCAATGCAAGGACTAGGGGAAGGTATTTTCCGCTTGGCATTTTTCTCTGTACCAGGAATGGTTATTGTCAGCTTCGTTTTTTCCTTGCAACTTTCAAATGTCCTTTCCCAATGGCTATGGTTTTTAGTTGCAATTATTTTTAGTTTTATCATTAATACACAAATTAATTTAGTTGTTGGATTGTTAACGTTTTTCTTTTTTAACAATGATGGATTAATTAGAGCAAAACGAGTTGTCATTGATTTATTTTCTGGTCTCTTGCTACCAATAAGCTTTTATCCATTATGGGCGCAAGATGTCATGAAGTTCTTCCCGTTTCAAGCGATTAGTTATATTCCGAGCATGATTTTCACAGGTGGATTCTCACCGAGTGAAATTACCTCAGCGCTACTGTTCCAAATTGTTTGGGCGTTGCTATTAATTCTACCAATCCAGCTATTATGGATCGTCGCTAAGAAAAAACTAATTGTACAGGGAGGGTAA
- a CDS encoding ABC transporter permease: MFYFSMFSQYFSQYLKTRLQYRVDLAVEIFSDLLFQGVNLVFILVVFGHTQFLSGWSREEIIFIYGFFLVPFAIFAAFFNIWDFNERYIVKGEMDRILTRPIHSLFQVVIERMEVESLFGAFTGIAIMIYAGIKLDLVFHWYDVFIFAAMVIGGALVYAGIFISLASIGFWSDARTSIMPMMYNIGNYGRYPVNIYNKVIRFVLTWILPFAFVGVYPSAYFLGKEEWYVYAFLTPVVGIVFFSMAIFLWNIGVTKYRGAGN; encoded by the coding sequence ATGTTTTATTTTTCAATGTTTAGCCAATATTTTTCGCAATACTTAAAAACACGCTTACAATATCGTGTAGACTTAGCAGTTGAAATTTTTTCTGACCTCCTTTTTCAAGGAGTAAACTTAGTGTTTATTCTCGTCGTTTTCGGTCATACGCAATTTTTAAGTGGATGGAGTAGAGAGGAAATAATTTTTATCTACGGCTTTTTCCTCGTACCATTTGCTATTTTTGCAGCCTTTTTTAATATTTGGGATTTTAATGAGCGTTATATCGTTAAAGGGGAAATGGACCGAATCTTAACAAGGCCGATTCACAGCCTCTTTCAAGTAGTTATTGAAAGAATGGAAGTGGAAAGCTTATTTGGCGCGTTTACTGGGATTGCGATAATGATTTATGCAGGTATTAAGCTTGACCTAGTTTTCCATTGGTATGATGTGTTTATCTTTGCAGCAATGGTCATAGGTGGAGCACTCGTTTATGCTGGTATCTTTATATCGCTAGCTTCGATTGGATTTTGGTCAGATGCTAGAACATCGATCATGCCGATGATGTACAACATTGGAAATTACGGGCGTTATCCAGTAAACATATATAACAAAGTTATACGTTTTGTACTTACTTGGATCTTACCGTTCGCTTTTGTTGGTGTGTATCCGTCAGCCTATTTTTTAGGGAAGGAAGAATGGTATGTATATGCCTTTTTAACACCAGTTGTCGGCATTGTGTTTTTTTCAATGGCAATTTTTCTATGGAATATCGGTGTAACAAAATATCGCGGAGCAGGAAATTAA
- a CDS encoding potassium channel family protein, with the protein MLFLMGVIIVGIGSSLHSFWTNPSRRHYLSLQNLIVLVYVYVTLLLGFGLVYMILDLLKISALAIDEFPLSGSFLQKLEASMYFSATTVLTVGYGDITPVGIGKWIAMLEALIGYLLPAAFVVRTFIEHDKK; encoded by the coding sequence TTGCTCTTTTTAATGGGAGTAATTATTGTTGGAATTGGATCTAGCTTACACTCTTTTTGGACAAACCCATCGAGAAGACACTATTTGTCGTTGCAAAATTTGATTGTTCTTGTCTATGTCTATGTTACCCTTTTGCTCGGATTTGGCTTGGTGTATATGATTTTAGATTTATTAAAAATTTCCGCACTAGCGATTGATGAATTCCCTTTGTCGGGTAGTTTCCTTCAAAAACTAGAGGCTAGTATGTATTTTAGTGCGACAACAGTACTTACTGTAGGTTATGGTGACATTACACCAGTCGGTATCGGAAAATGGATTGCAATGCTTGAAGCGTTAATTGGTTATCTTTTACCAGCGGCTTTTGTAGTTCGGACATTTATAGAACATGATAAAAAGTAA
- the bcp gene encoding thioredoxin-dependent thiol peroxidase has translation MTVAVGEKAPAFKGLANSGKEVSLQDFKGKNVVLYFYPKDMTPGCTTQACDFRDMHESFEGLNAVIIGVSPDPLTRHEKFVDKYDLPFLLIADEDHKIAEDYGVWKLKKNFGKEYMGIERSTFIINGEGELVKEWRKVRVKGHVEAALQFIKENLA, from the coding sequence ATGACAGTAGCAGTTGGAGAAAAAGCACCAGCATTTAAAGGATTAGCTAATAGTGGTAAGGAAGTTTCCTTACAAGACTTTAAAGGGAAAAATGTAGTTCTTTATTTTTATCCAAAAGATATGACCCCAGGTTGTACTACTCAAGCGTGTGATTTTCGTGATATGCACGAAAGTTTCGAAGGGTTAAACGCAGTAATAATCGGTGTAAGTCCAGATCCACTTACAAGACATGAAAAGTTTGTTGATAAATATGACTTACCTTTCCTGCTAATTGCGGATGAAGATCATAAAATAGCAGAAGATTATGGTGTCTGGAAGCTGAAGAAAAATTTTGGCAAAGAATATATGGGTATTGAACGCTCGACTTTTATTATTAATGGAGAAGGCGAGCTTGTGAAAGAATGGCGTAAAGTAAGAGTGAAAGGCCATGTAGAAGCGGCATTACAATTCATTAAAGAAAATTTAGCATAA